Below is a window of Actinomycetota bacterium DNA.
GCGTCGAGAATTGAGGTCGCCAATAACATCTCCCATGAAATCTTCTGGGGTAGTTACTTCGACTGACATCATCGGTTCAAGAATTACTGGGCCCGCTTGACGCGCACCTTCTTTGAATGCCATTGAACCGGCGAGTTTGAATGCAAGTTCTGAAGAGTCAACATCGTGGTAAGCACCGTCAATCAGGGTTACCTGAACATCAACCATTGGGTAGCCAGCAAGAACGCCATTCTCCATAGCCTCTTGGCAGCCAGCGTCAACCGATGGAATGTATTCGCGTGGGATACGTCCACCAGTAATCTTGTTGACAAATTCATACCCAGTCTGTGAGCCTTCGGCGTCAGCTTCGGCCTTAAATGGCGCGATACCGATTTGGATCTTCGCGAACTGACCTGAACCACCGGTCTGCTTCTTGTGGGTGTAGTCAATTCGGTCAACTGACTTGGTGATGGTTTCACGGTAGGCAACCTGTGGCTTGCCAACATTTGCTTCAACCTTGAATTCGCGCTTCATACGATCTACGAGGATTTCAAGATGTAATTCGCCCATGCCCGCGATGATGGTCTGGCCAGTCTCTTCGTCAGTGTGAACGCGGAAAGTTGGATCTTCTTCGGAAAGACGCTGGATAGCGGTACCCAACTTGTCTTGGTCACCCTTGGTCTTTGGTTCGATAGCAACAGAGATAACCGGTGCTGGGAACGTCATTGACTCTAGAACGATTGGATTGCTTGGGTCACATAAAGTTTCACCGGTTGTGGTGTCCTTTAAGCCCATAACTGCGATGATGTCGCCAGCGCCTACTGAAGAAATTTCTTCGCGTTTGTTGGCATGCATTCGATAAATCTTGCCAATTCGCTCCTTGCGATCCTTAACTGAGTTAAGAACCTGTGAGCCAGCCTCTAGGCGACCTGAGTAAACGCGGACGTAAGTCAATTTACCTAAGTGTGGGTCGGTCGCAATCTTGAATGCAAGCGCTGCCAATGGTTCTTTATCGCTAGGTGTGCGCTCGATCTCAACATCTTCATGTCCTGGCTTGTGGCCTAGAGTTACTGGCACATCAAGTGGTGAAGGTAGGTAACGAACAACAGCGTCAAGCATTGGCTGTACGCCCTTGTTCTTGAAAGCTGTTCCAGTAACGATTGGCACGGCAGTACCTGCGATACATACTCGACGGATTGCGCCATGAATCTCGTCTTCGGTAATTGAAGTTTCGTCTTCGAAGAACTTCTCCATGAATGTTTCATCGTTTTCCGCGATGGTCTCAAGCATTGCGTGACGGTACTCGTCTGCTTGATCCTGCAAATCTGCCGGAATGTCTTCAAGAACATAATCTTCACCGATTGCAGTTTCGCCACGCCAAACCATTGCCCGCATGCGAATCAAATCAACTAGACCAATGAAATCGCCCTCCGCACCAATTGGCAGCTGAAGGACGAGTGGGTTTGCGCCAAGACGCTCTTTAATCATGTCAACACACATAAAGAAGCTTGCGCCTGTGCGATCAAGTTTGTTTACGAAGCAAATACGAGGAACGTTGTATTTATTCGCCTGACGCCATACAGTCTCGGACTGTGGCTCAACACCGGCAACGCCATCGAATACGGCTACCGCGCCATCAAGTACTCGAAGTGATCGCTCAACTTCAACAGTGAAGTCAACGTGACCGGGTGTATCGATGATGTTGATGGTGTGGTCTTTCCAAGTGCAAGTGGTTGCAGCAGAGGTAATAGTGATGCCGCGCTCTTGCTCCTGTTCCATCCAGTCCATGGTTGCTGCACCTTCGTGAACTTCACCAATCTTGTAATTGATACCGGTGTAGAACAGGATGCGCTCGGTGGTGGTAGTTTTGCCCGCGTCAATGTGCGCCATGATCCCGATGTTTCGGGTCTTGACGAGGTCGAGTGAGGTCTCAGTTGCCACTTTGTCTGTCTCTTTTTCTCGTGATTACCAGCGGTAGTGAGCAAAGGCCTTGTTGGACTCTGCCATTTTGTGGGTGTCTTCTCGCTTCTTTACAGCAGCACCTAGGCCGTTAGAAGCATCCAAAATTTCATTCATTAAGCGTTCGGTCATGGTCTTCTCGCGACGTGCACGTGAGTAACCAACTAACCAACGAAGAGCAAGGGTGTTAGCTCGGCCAGGCTTTACCTCGACTGGAACCTGATAGGTAGCGCCACCGACTCGACGACTACGGACCTCAAGAGTTGGGCGAACATTTTCTAATGCGCGGCGAAGCGTCTGCACTGGATCGGTACCAGTTTTCTCGCGACAACCTTCTAGTGCGCCGTAGACGATTGATTCGGCAGTTGACTTCT
It encodes the following:
- the fusA gene encoding elongation factor G, producing the protein MATETSLDLVKTRNIGIMAHIDAGKTTTTERILFYTGINYKIGEVHEGAATMDWMEQEQERGITITSAATTCTWKDHTINIIDTPGHVDFTVEVERSLRVLDGAVAVFDGVAGVEPQSETVWRQANKYNVPRICFVNKLDRTGASFFMCVDMIKERLGANPLVLQLPIGAEGDFIGLVDLIRMRAMVWRGETAIGEDYVLEDIPADLQDQADEYRHAMLETIAENDETFMEKFFEDETSITEDEIHGAIRRVCIAGTAVPIVTGTAFKNKGVQPMLDAVVRYLPSPLDVPVTLGHKPGHEDVEIERTPSDKEPLAALAFKIATDPHLGKLTYVRVYSGRLEAGSQVLNSVKDRKERIGKIYRMHANKREEISSVGAGDIIAVMGLKDTTTGETLCDPSNPIVLESMTFPAPVISVAIEPKTKGDQDKLGTAIQRLSEEDPTFRVHTDEETGQTIIAGMGELHLEILVDRMKREFKVEANVGKPQVAYRETITKSVDRIDYTHKKQTGGSGQFAKIQIGIAPFKAEADAEGSQTGYEFVNKITGGRIPREYIPSVDAGCQEAMENGVLAGYPMVDVQVTLIDGAYHDVDSSELAFKLAGSMAFKEGARQAGPVILEPMMSVEVTTPEDFMGDVIGDLNSRRGQIQAMDERHGARVVRALVPLSEMFGYVGDLRSRTQGRASYSMEFNSYAQVPANVQTEIVSKARGE
- a CDS encoding 30S ribosomal protein S7 → MPRKGPAPKRPVVIDPVYASPVVTQLVNKILLDGKKSTAESIVYGALEGCREKTGTDPVQTLRRALENVRPTLEVRSRRVGGATYQVPVEVKPGRANTLALRWLVGYSRARREKTMTERLMNEILDASNGLGAAVKKREDTHKMAESNKAFAHYRW